One window from the genome of Bradyrhizobium xenonodulans encodes:
- a CDS encoding putative zinc-binding metallopeptidase translates to MPRGKFAWEKLSDEELLQQRLSSLKVTVEGTWLEDCVATLHEELEERGIRLRPHTWISSEWFSPGDVPGIALPFYLAHPRLMKLEKKMMFDVEGGTWRECMAILRHEAGHALQHGYQLQRRRRWQQLFGPSSKHYPRYYRPNPASRRYVQHLRLWYAQSHPDEDFAETFAVWLRPRSNWRTRYAGWPALKKLEYVDELMGEIAGKRPLITTRERVDPLSKLSQTLEDHYKKKQAFYAFTPPKTYDRDLSRLFSADPRHLRSKPASSLIRRHRAQIRRLVARWTGENQLTLDAVLDDMISRCRELDLRAVGPEQKLVLDFTVLVTAKTMHALFGPSRRKWIAL, encoded by the coding sequence ATGCCGCGCGGGAAATTCGCTTGGGAAAAGCTGTCGGACGAGGAACTGCTCCAGCAGCGCCTGAGTAGCCTGAAGGTTACGGTCGAAGGCACCTGGCTCGAAGACTGCGTTGCCACACTCCACGAAGAGCTCGAAGAGCGGGGCATCCGGCTGCGGCCGCACACGTGGATCTCGAGCGAATGGTTCAGTCCGGGAGACGTGCCCGGCATCGCGCTTCCCTTCTATCTCGCCCATCCCCGCCTGATGAAGCTCGAGAAGAAGATGATGTTCGACGTCGAGGGAGGAACCTGGCGTGAGTGCATGGCCATTCTCCGTCACGAAGCCGGCCATGCGCTGCAGCACGGCTACCAATTGCAGCGCCGCCGGCGCTGGCAGCAGCTGTTCGGCCCGTCGTCAAAGCACTATCCGCGCTACTACCGGCCCAACCCCGCGAGCCGGCGCTACGTCCAGCATCTCCGGCTCTGGTACGCACAGAGCCACCCCGACGAAGACTTCGCTGAGACGTTTGCGGTGTGGCTGCGGCCGCGCTCGAACTGGCGGACGCGCTATGCCGGCTGGCCGGCGCTGAAGAAGCTCGAATATGTCGACGAGCTGATGGGCGAGATCGCGGGAAAACGACCGCTGATTACGACGCGCGAGCGCGTCGATCCACTGAGCAAGCTCAGCCAGACGCTCGAAGACCATTACAAAAAGAAGCAGGCCTTCTACGCCTTCACGCCGCCCAAGACCTACGACCGCGACCTCTCCCGGCTTTTCTCCGCCGATCCACGACATCTTCGTTCCAAACCCGCTTCGAGCCTGATCAGGCGGCACCGAGCCCAGATCAGGCGACTCGTCGCGCGGTGGACGGGCGAGAACCAGCTCACGCTCGATGCCGTGCTCGACGACATGATCTCCCGTTGCCGCGAGCTCGATCTGCGCGCGGTCGGCCCCGAACAGAAGCTCGTTCTCGATTTCACCGTCCTCGTGACCGCCAAGACGATGCACGCGTTGTTCGGCCCGTCCCGGCGCAAATGGATCGCGCTATGA
- a CDS encoding D-alanine--D-alanine ligase family protein — protein sequence MRRQRILVLMHPDFLPPDSSDGYTPQEINNWKTEYDVVSTLRAGKHEVRVLGAQEEIRPVREAIEQFKPHVVFTLLEEFHNNVAYDQHIASYLELMKVPYTGCNPRGLILARGKDLSKTLVHHRRIAVPAFAVFPMRRKVKRPKHLALPLIVKALNMDGSAGISQASIVDTDEKLAERVAFIHDRSETAAIAEQFIEGRELYVGVLGNNRLRVLPVWELKFGSMGGRRSRHIATEKAKHDTDYQEKVGIVDGPAKDLAPEVTARIQRAAKRIYRALGLDGYARIDFRLAADGTPYFIEANPNPEIAKSQEFATAALHDGLKYGDLLHRILTLGISRAKAGVSLG from the coding sequence ATGAGACGTCAACGCATTCTGGTGCTGATGCATCCGGACTTCCTGCCGCCGGATTCGAGCGACGGATACACGCCGCAGGAAATCAACAACTGGAAGACGGAATACGACGTCGTCAGCACCCTGCGCGCGGGCAAACATGAGGTTCGCGTACTCGGCGCGCAGGAAGAGATCAGACCGGTCCGCGAAGCGATCGAGCAATTCAAGCCGCACGTGGTTTTCACGCTGCTGGAGGAATTCCACAACAACGTCGCCTACGACCAGCACATCGCCAGCTATCTCGAACTGATGAAGGTCCCCTACACCGGATGTAACCCGCGCGGCCTGATCCTCGCGCGCGGCAAGGATCTGTCCAAGACGCTGGTGCACCACCGCCGCATCGCGGTGCCGGCCTTCGCCGTCTTCCCGATGCGACGCAAGGTCAAGCGGCCGAAGCATCTCGCGCTGCCGCTGATCGTCAAGGCCCTCAACATGGATGGATCTGCCGGTATTTCTCAGGCCTCCATCGTCGATACCGACGAAAAGCTCGCGGAGCGCGTCGCCTTCATCCACGATCGCAGCGAAACCGCCGCCATCGCCGAGCAGTTCATCGAGGGACGCGAGCTCTATGTCGGCGTGCTCGGCAACAATCGACTGCGCGTGCTGCCGGTCTGGGAATTGAAATTCGGCAGCATGGGCGGACGCAGGTCACGGCACATCGCGACTGAAAAGGCCAAGCACGACACCGACTACCAGGAGAAGGTCGGCATCGTCGACGGACCGGCGAAAGATCTCGCGCCGGAAGTCACCGCGCGCATCCAGCGTGCCGCCAAGCGCATCTATCGGGCGCTCGGCCTCGACGGCTACGCGCGCATCGATTTTCGCCTCGCCGCTGACGGTACGCCGTATTTCATCGAAGCCAACCCCAACCCCGAGATCGCGAAGAGCCAGGAGTTCGCGACGGCGGCTCTGCACGACGGGCTGAAGTACGGGGATCTGCTGCACCGGATCCTGACGCTCGGGATCAGCCGGGCCAAGGCCGGCGTGTCTTTGGGGTGA